One region of Eupeodes corollae chromosome 1, idEupCoro1.1, whole genome shotgun sequence genomic DNA includes:
- the LOC129954146 gene encoding uncharacterized protein ZK1073.1 isoform X1: MTTVQERRKSFARRAESLLERVRTLNTIYEKYLVSTDKSGELTVTVQGDLTQQEKRAVFITVHDLGCNHNSFQEFVNSPCMTEIKERSCFIHIDVPGHADGAEALPDSFQFPSLQTLGEDLVTVLDFLHVKYVIGLGEGAGANVLARFGLAHPSRLLGLILINCTGSAASVLQSFKTKFITWKNDEVAQSAESFLLYHKFGHQFVGDNPDKDKIVAEYQKRLRSSLNSKNIGQYVKAFMNRKDLSLRDCRVDLILITGMLSPYAQMVEKLHRDVEKEKVTMLKIERAGDVLADAPAKVAQSILLFCKGVGLLTSVIMPGVDRSRAYSTTSGGSTEGTNGNRKQLSRGISMEEYDKPNIRRLSVTVNNDLPPIRK, encoded by the exons ATGACAACTGTTCAAGAACGAAGAAAATCATTTGCAAGAAGAGCAGAAAGCCTCTTGGAAAGGGTGAGAACTTTAAACACAATATACGAG aAATATCTGGTAAGCACTGATAAAAGCGGAGAGTTGACTGTTACTGTTCAG GGCGATTTAACACAACAAGAAAAGAGAGCAGTATTTATAACAGTCCATGATCTAGGATGTAACC ATAattcttttcaagaatttgtcAACAGCCCTTGTATGACAGAAATCAAAGAGAGATCATGTTTTATTCACATTGATGTCCCAGGTCATGCTGATGGAGCTGAAGCACTTCCAGATtc TTTTCAGTTTCCATCCTTACAAACTCTTGGTGAAGACTTAGTTACGGTATTGGACTTCTTACATGTAAAATATGTTATTGGATTGGGTGAAGGTGCTGGAGCAAATGTGTTAGCTCGCTTTGGATTAGCTCATCCTTCAAGACTATTGGGCTTAATTTTAATCAACTGCACAGGAAGTGCTGCTTCTGTATTACAATCCTTTAAAACAAAG TTTATTACCTGGAAAAATGATGAAGTAGCTCAGTCTGCTGAAAGCTTCTTACTATATCATAAATTTGGACAT caatTTGTTGGTGATAATCCAGACAAAGACAAAATTGTAGCTGAGTATCAAAAGAGATTAAGAAGTTCACTAAACAGTAAAAATATTGGCCAATATGTTAAAGCATTTATGAA TCGCAAAGATTTGTCTTTAAGAGATTGCAGAGTTGATCTTATACTAATTACTGGTATGCTAAGTCCCTATGCCCAAATGGTGGAGAAGCTTCATCGTGATGTTGAAAAGGAAAAAGTTACAATGTTGAAAATTGAACGAGCGGGAGATGTTCTTGCTGATGCG CCTGCTAAGGTGGCTCAATCAATATTGCTCTTTTGTAAAGGAGTGGGTTTACTTACATCTGTCATTATGCCTGGTGTGGATCGATCAAGGGCATATTCCACTACCTCTGGGGGATCCACTGAAGGCACAAATGGCAATCGTAAGCAGCTATCTCGTGGAATATCCATGGAGGAATACGACAAACCAAATATCCGTCGTCTTAGTGTCACCGTCAATAATGACCTTCCGCCAATAAGAAagtaa
- the LOC129954146 gene encoding uncharacterized protein ZK1073.1 isoform X2: MTTVQERRKSFARRAESLLERKYLVSTDKSGELTVTVQGDLTQQEKRAVFITVHDLGCNHNSFQEFVNSPCMTEIKERSCFIHIDVPGHADGAEALPDSFQFPSLQTLGEDLVTVLDFLHVKYVIGLGEGAGANVLARFGLAHPSRLLGLILINCTGSAASVLQSFKTKFITWKNDEVAQSAESFLLYHKFGHQFVGDNPDKDKIVAEYQKRLRSSLNSKNIGQYVKAFMNRKDLSLRDCRVDLILITGMLSPYAQMVEKLHRDVEKEKVTMLKIERAGDVLADAPAKVAQSILLFCKGVGLLTSVIMPGVDRSRAYSTTSGGSTEGTNGNRKQLSRGISMEEYDKPNIRRLSVTVNNDLPPIRK; this comes from the exons ATGACAACTGTTCAAGAACGAAGAAAATCATTTGCAAGAAGAGCAGAAAGCCTCTTGGAAAGG aAATATCTGGTAAGCACTGATAAAAGCGGAGAGTTGACTGTTACTGTTCAG GGCGATTTAACACAACAAGAAAAGAGAGCAGTATTTATAACAGTCCATGATCTAGGATGTAACC ATAattcttttcaagaatttgtcAACAGCCCTTGTATGACAGAAATCAAAGAGAGATCATGTTTTATTCACATTGATGTCCCAGGTCATGCTGATGGAGCTGAAGCACTTCCAGATtc TTTTCAGTTTCCATCCTTACAAACTCTTGGTGAAGACTTAGTTACGGTATTGGACTTCTTACATGTAAAATATGTTATTGGATTGGGTGAAGGTGCTGGAGCAAATGTGTTAGCTCGCTTTGGATTAGCTCATCCTTCAAGACTATTGGGCTTAATTTTAATCAACTGCACAGGAAGTGCTGCTTCTGTATTACAATCCTTTAAAACAAAG TTTATTACCTGGAAAAATGATGAAGTAGCTCAGTCTGCTGAAAGCTTCTTACTATATCATAAATTTGGACAT caatTTGTTGGTGATAATCCAGACAAAGACAAAATTGTAGCTGAGTATCAAAAGAGATTAAGAAGTTCACTAAACAGTAAAAATATTGGCCAATATGTTAAAGCATTTATGAA TCGCAAAGATTTGTCTTTAAGAGATTGCAGAGTTGATCTTATACTAATTACTGGTATGCTAAGTCCCTATGCCCAAATGGTGGAGAAGCTTCATCGTGATGTTGAAAAGGAAAAAGTTACAATGTTGAAAATTGAACGAGCGGGAGATGTTCTTGCTGATGCG CCTGCTAAGGTGGCTCAATCAATATTGCTCTTTTGTAAAGGAGTGGGTTTACTTACATCTGTCATTATGCCTGGTGTGGATCGATCAAGGGCATATTCCACTACCTCTGGGGGATCCACTGAAGGCACAAATGGCAATCGTAAGCAGCTATCTCGTGGAATATCCATGGAGGAATACGACAAACCAAATATCCGTCGTCTTAGTGTCACCGTCAATAATGACCTTCCGCCAATAAGAAagtaa
- the LOC129954146 gene encoding uncharacterized protein ZK1073.1 isoform X3, whose translation MLSTERHHHNTNQHYSNDKISKYLVSTDKSGELTVTVQGDLTQQEKRAVFITVHDLGCNHNSFQEFVNSPCMTEIKERSCFIHIDVPGHADGAEALPDSFQFPSLQTLGEDLVTVLDFLHVKYVIGLGEGAGANVLARFGLAHPSRLLGLILINCTGSAASVLQSFKTKFITWKNDEVAQSAESFLLYHKFGHQFVGDNPDKDKIVAEYQKRLRSSLNSKNIGQYVKAFMNRKDLSLRDCRVDLILITGMLSPYAQMVEKLHRDVEKEKVTMLKIERAGDVLADAPAKVAQSILLFCKGVGLLTSVIMPGVDRSRAYSTTSGGSTEGTNGNRKQLSRGISMEEYDKPNIRRLSVTVNNDLPPIRK comes from the exons ATGTTGTCAACAGAAAGGCATCATCATAATACTAACCAACATTACTCCAATGATAAAATAAGT aAATATCTGGTAAGCACTGATAAAAGCGGAGAGTTGACTGTTACTGTTCAG GGCGATTTAACACAACAAGAAAAGAGAGCAGTATTTATAACAGTCCATGATCTAGGATGTAACC ATAattcttttcaagaatttgtcAACAGCCCTTGTATGACAGAAATCAAAGAGAGATCATGTTTTATTCACATTGATGTCCCAGGTCATGCTGATGGAGCTGAAGCACTTCCAGATtc TTTTCAGTTTCCATCCTTACAAACTCTTGGTGAAGACTTAGTTACGGTATTGGACTTCTTACATGTAAAATATGTTATTGGATTGGGTGAAGGTGCTGGAGCAAATGTGTTAGCTCGCTTTGGATTAGCTCATCCTTCAAGACTATTGGGCTTAATTTTAATCAACTGCACAGGAAGTGCTGCTTCTGTATTACAATCCTTTAAAACAAAG TTTATTACCTGGAAAAATGATGAAGTAGCTCAGTCTGCTGAAAGCTTCTTACTATATCATAAATTTGGACAT caatTTGTTGGTGATAATCCAGACAAAGACAAAATTGTAGCTGAGTATCAAAAGAGATTAAGAAGTTCACTAAACAGTAAAAATATTGGCCAATATGTTAAAGCATTTATGAA TCGCAAAGATTTGTCTTTAAGAGATTGCAGAGTTGATCTTATACTAATTACTGGTATGCTAAGTCCCTATGCCCAAATGGTGGAGAAGCTTCATCGTGATGTTGAAAAGGAAAAAGTTACAATGTTGAAAATTGAACGAGCGGGAGATGTTCTTGCTGATGCG CCTGCTAAGGTGGCTCAATCAATATTGCTCTTTTGTAAAGGAGTGGGTTTACTTACATCTGTCATTATGCCTGGTGTGGATCGATCAAGGGCATATTCCACTACCTCTGGGGGATCCACTGAAGGCACAAATGGCAATCGTAAGCAGCTATCTCGTGGAATATCCATGGAGGAATACGACAAACCAAATATCCGTCGTCTTAGTGTCACCGTCAATAATGACCTTCCGCCAATAAGAAagtaa
- the LOC129954146 gene encoding uncharacterized protein ZK1073.1 isoform X4 produces MTEIKERSCFIHIDVPGHADGAEALPDSFQFPSLQTLGEDLVTVLDFLHVKYVIGLGEGAGANVLARFGLAHPSRLLGLILINCTGSAASVLQSFKTKFITWKNDEVAQSAESFLLYHKFGHQFVGDNPDKDKIVAEYQKRLRSSLNSKNIGQYVKAFMNRKDLSLRDCRVDLILITGMLSPYAQMVEKLHRDVEKEKVTMLKIERAGDVLADAPAKVAQSILLFCKGVGLLTSVIMPGVDRSRAYSTTSGGSTEGTNGNRKQLSRGISMEEYDKPNIRRLSVTVNNDLPPIRK; encoded by the exons ATGACAGAAATCAAAGAGAGATCATGTTTTATTCACATTGATGTCCCAGGTCATGCTGATGGAGCTGAAGCACTTCCAGATtc TTTTCAGTTTCCATCCTTACAAACTCTTGGTGAAGACTTAGTTACGGTATTGGACTTCTTACATGTAAAATATGTTATTGGATTGGGTGAAGGTGCTGGAGCAAATGTGTTAGCTCGCTTTGGATTAGCTCATCCTTCAAGACTATTGGGCTTAATTTTAATCAACTGCACAGGAAGTGCTGCTTCTGTATTACAATCCTTTAAAACAAAG TTTATTACCTGGAAAAATGATGAAGTAGCTCAGTCTGCTGAAAGCTTCTTACTATATCATAAATTTGGACAT caatTTGTTGGTGATAATCCAGACAAAGACAAAATTGTAGCTGAGTATCAAAAGAGATTAAGAAGTTCACTAAACAGTAAAAATATTGGCCAATATGTTAAAGCATTTATGAA TCGCAAAGATTTGTCTTTAAGAGATTGCAGAGTTGATCTTATACTAATTACTGGTATGCTAAGTCCCTATGCCCAAATGGTGGAGAAGCTTCATCGTGATGTTGAAAAGGAAAAAGTTACAATGTTGAAAATTGAACGAGCGGGAGATGTTCTTGCTGATGCG CCTGCTAAGGTGGCTCAATCAATATTGCTCTTTTGTAAAGGAGTGGGTTTACTTACATCTGTCATTATGCCTGGTGTGGATCGATCAAGGGCATATTCCACTACCTCTGGGGGATCCACTGAAGGCACAAATGGCAATCGTAAGCAGCTATCTCGTGGAATATCCATGGAGGAATACGACAAACCAAATATCCGTCGTCTTAGTGTCACCGTCAATAATGACCTTCCGCCAATAAGAAagtaa